A region of the Corticium candelabrum chromosome 4, ooCorCand1.1, whole genome shotgun sequence genome:
AGCGAAACCAGTGGCGTGATATAACACCAATATTAATTTCAGTTTCTTATCTGAGACTTTTCCTCAAGTGCAGGCGggtgggcgggcgggcggCGGATGGCATACATTACCATTATGTCATTATCAGGGATGCAACCTGTTTTTCTGATCATACGGTGGCCAAACTGTGGCACCAACTTAGTTGTAATGATGtcactcattaatattaattacatcaCTAACTTAGTGTAACGTCATAAGCACAGACTAAGAGCACCATCAAACAAATCATTATGTGTGTACGTACCTACAGTTGCCTCAAACTTTAGACCTTTAATTAAAAGTCATTTGTGACTAGTGACTTCAAGGAAGTTGTCTGTGATCACAGTGCAATCACCTGTGGGGTCCGATCCACACCCAATCAATGGGCCACTTATGTCATACTAATTTAGTAACGTAaaatattagtattaatattaatgaacgCAGAACTAGCTAATTTTGTGTCCGACACCACTACAGATCGCATCTCTGAATGCCAATAAAAGTATAATGgccatattaatatcaacaacaaccTGCCCCAAACGTAAAGCATGCGGGCAGGAATGGGACAGTAATAAGCAACAAATAGTGGCCTACTAAGGCGGACGTCTTGCACTACATACCTGTTATCGTTCCGTGAATTATCGTGCCGTTCTTCAGCTCGACCGTCACGGTCTCGTGGCTCAACTTCATGAGAAATCTGCGGCGCAGGAAAAGGCGATCTCAAAGCGACAGCGTTTTTAAAAGATTTACAATAAGCTAGGCATCATGTTAGAAAGTCGTCTTACTTGACCAGCTTCATGATTGAAGCGGATTGAGATCCAAAAAATCGCGCGTCGACAAAACGTCGGAAAATATCCGGGATATAAAGCGTTAACTTATCCGGGATAGCTACTTTTATGTAAAGTAAAGCCCGTATTCTGTTGTTATGACGACGACATGGCGACTCTAGGCGTAGGAGAAGACGATTGGAGACATGCGGAGACTCAAGACGAAGAGCAGTATGCTACAATGTCTATTCAAGAATTATTGGATGCGTGGGAGAAGCAAAGGTTTCCAATATTGGGCGACGCCGTTTCGTTCAAGTTTTGCGTTACTGTCTGATTTCTAGATACGAGAACGAGGTACTGGAGCGAGAGAGTGACATGTTTGAAAAGTTTCTAAAACGAGTAGAACCGAAGGAAGCAGCATTGACAAGAAGAGGTTGGAGTTAGTGGCCTCGGAGTCCCGTGTACAGTGGGTTACTCCTGTGTGCGCACAGCATGATAACAACACAGGAATAATCAAGTGTTGGgtgttgtgtagtgtgtttgtttatttgtttttatatgtttgtttgtttttgtttgtttttgtctttgtgttttttttgtttgtgtttgtttgtttttgtttgttttttgttttttgtgtttgttttttgtttttgtgtttgtttttgtttgtttttgtctttgtgtttgtttgtttttttgcttttgtttgtttgtgtttataggtttgttgtttgtatttattgttttttttgtgtttataggtttgttttgtatttatttgtttgtttgtgtgtttgtttgttgtttgtatttgtttgttttgtttgtgtgtgtttgtttgttttttgtttgtgtttataggtttgttggtttgtgtttatttgtttgtttgtatgtgcttgtttttgtttttgtttgtttgttttttgtttgtgtgtttggttgtttgtttgtgtttataggtttgtttgtttgtgtgtttgtttgtttgtttgtatttgtttgttttgtttgtgtgtgtttgtttgtttttgtttgtgtttataggtttgtttgtatttgcttgtttttgtttgtgtttttttgtttgtgttataagtttgtttgtttgcatttatttgtttgtttgtttgtatttgtttgttttttgtttgtttgtgcattgtgtgtgtgtgcattgtgtgtgtgtgtgtgtgtgtgtgtgtgtgtgtgtgtgtgtgtgtgtgtgtgtgtgtgtgtgtgtgtgcattgtgtgtgtgtgtgtgtgtgtgtgtgtgtgtgtgtgtgtgtgtgtgtgtgtgtgtgtgtttgcttatgTTTATTTACATAACCTTCATAGTGTCTGGCAGTGGAGCTCAGGGGCAAGACATACGAATGGCAGGCAGGAAACGCTCACGAAGAGGAGTCATTCCAGACAAGTAAGACATTCTCatcaaatcaaatcaaatcCATTTACACAAATATTGACACCATCCAGTGTTTACAATGACAATGATCACTCCTAATGTTGTCTTGTGGTTCATATGCATACATGAAGATCACATCTCACTACAGTACATGAAACATTTGATTTCATACTTACATGACGTCattcagtcacgtgacctaagTGACACCTACATAATTGTTTACCACGTAAACGTGGCTTCTCCTGTGTTGCTTAATTGGCCCATTGTCTCCATCAAATAGGGCGGAAACGTTGTTTCTTGTAGAGGGTGGTCACCAGGTGAAATGTGAATGGTTAACTTTGTTTGGAGACTTGCTGTAGATTGGTTGCTACGACCGTGATTGTACGGCAAGTAGAGGTTTGTCTTGCCTCAAAGGTTGCAAAGTTTTTTTTACAAACAAACCGACTGATCCTGAAACAACGTACAGTTTGCCCGTGAAACAAGAAATCAAGTTGTCATTGTCTTATATATAAACGACAATTTAGGCTTGAGGGTTCAGTTGGTTGTGTCCCCCCTATGAGGTGAAGGACCTCGGATTTTAGGTGTTTCACTTTGTAGTGGCAACAGTTGGCTGGACCCTTGAGCATACTATTCAGTAACAACAATTCAGagttatttttattattaatgatTTGTAATATAAaaatgttattaatattaatgatatacaatataaaaattatataaataaaatgttattaatattaataatttaaaatattgaaaacattattaatattaatgatatacaatattaaaattatataaataaaatgttattaatattaataatttaaaatattgaaaacattattaatattaatgatatacaatattaaaattatataaaatgttattaatattaataatttataatattgaAAACCttatgttattaatattaatgatgtatttgtaatataaatttaaatattattaatattaatgaattataGTATAAATTagattttgttaatattaatattttataatatgGATCTAAAtggtattgatattaatgagcATGTGAAATGTGTGTAGGATGCTGAGGTTAACAACCGAACAGAAATGTGATATCGCAACGCGAGAGCTTGAAGAACTGAGAGACGAAATCGACAGATTGCAGGACGAATGCGAGCGAGTTCTTGACTCGTACAGGgtaaacacacatacacagggAACAAAGTGTGTAGATCTGTTTTGATggttgatttgtgtgtgtgtgtgtgtgtgtgtgtgtgtgtgtgtgtgtgtgtgtgtgtgtgtgtgtgtgtgtgtgtgaaggcaTCCCTGGAAGAGGCCGACATTCGATTTGGTGAGACTAAGAAGGCGATGTATGAGTTTGAACGAGATATTGTGAGAGGGGCAGTGATACAGGTGAAggctgtttttgtttgtttccctgtatatttgcttgtctgtttgtttgttaattgtttgtttatttgtatgtttgtttctatgtttgtctacttgtttgtccatctatttgtctgtctgtctgtctgtgtatatgtttgtctgtttgtttgtttgtccatttgtgtgtctgtctgtctgtttgtctgtctgtttgtctgtctattcagctatctatttgtttgtccatctgtctgtctgtctgtctgtctcaatacatatattttttatttaaatcaaacgtttacatcatgagcaacctaacacaacaagacattacagtcttgaagcatacaaaattacactgcgCAAACTATATTTTGACATTCTAAttgctatgctaatgagtttgtctgagacgacttttgcattgcaacactctatctgcctgtctgtctgtttgtctgtctgtctgtttgtctgtctgtctgtttgtctgtcagtctgtctgtctgtctgtctgtttgtttgtttgtctgtttgtttatctatccatctatcggtctgtctgtttgtctgtctgtctgtctgtctgtctgtccatctgcctatAGGCTTttcttattttattataacCCAAAGTTTCTATTTGCAGCGTATAGGGAAAGTATCTGCTGAACGTGTCAGTCGCTACTTTGAAGATAAGCTAAGAGCAAGAGtaagcgcgcgcgcgcgcgcacacacacacacacacacacacacacacacacacacacacacacacacacacacacacagttcaTTATCACATCAACCTCACACATTTATTACATACGCTCATCAGGACACTCTCATTGAAAAACTTCGTCTCAAAAACTCAACACTCAAAGTACAAAAGAAGAaactccaaatgcaactaaaaCAGGTGCATGTCCAACACTCTAATTAGTAACCTGTAACACAACAGATTGTGGTCTTACGTCTAATAGAAAGAAGAGATGGGTGAGGTTCTTCATGAGGTTGATTTCAATCAACTTCAGATTGAGAATAAGCAATACCAAGAGAAGATAGAAGAGAGAAATCAGGAGCTTTTGAAATTGAAGTTGAAGGCTGGCAATACGCAGCAAGTGTTGAACTTGTATAAGGTGAAGTGAACCAATCACAATGAAATGTCTAGTACAATCTTGTGCAAGTAGATCATTGTCcacatgttgtgtgtgtgtgtgtgtgtgtgtgtgtgtgtgtgtgtgtgtgtgtgtgtgtgtgtgtgtgtgtgtgtgtgtgtgtgtgtgtgtcacagagtgtgtgtgtgtgtgtgtgtgtgtgtgtgtgtgtgtgtgtgtgtgtgtgtgtgtgtgtgtgtgtgtgtgtgtcacagagtgtgtgtgtgtgtgtgtgtgtgtgtgcagatgtgtgtgtgtgtgtgtgtgtgtgtgtgtgtgtttgtttgtgtgtgtgtgtgtgtgtttgtgtgtgtgtgtttgtgtgtgtgtgtgtgtgtgtgtgtgtgtgtgtgtgtgtgtgtgtgtgtgtgtgtgtgtgtgtgtgtgacgtgtgtgtgtgtgtgcatgtgtgatgtttgtgtgtgtgtgtgtgtgtgtgtgtgtgtgtgtgtgtgacgtgtgtgtgtgtgtgtgtgtgtacatgtgtgtgtgtgtgtgtgtgtgtgtgtgtgtgtgtgtgtgtacatgtgtgtgtgtgtgtgtgtgtgtgtgtgtgtgtgtgtgtacatgtgtgtgtgtgtgtgtgtgtgtgtgtgtgtgtgtgtgtgtgtgtacatgtgtgtgtgtgtgtgtgtgtgtgtgtgtgtacatgtgtgtgtgtgtgtgtgtgtgtacatgtgtgtgtgtgtgtgtgtgtgtgtgtgtgtgtgtgtgtgtacatgtgtgtgtgtgtatgtgtgtgtgtgtgtgtgtgtgtgtgtgtgtgtgtgtgtgtgtgtgtgtacatgtgtgtgtgtacatgtgtgtgtgtacatgtgtgtgtgtgtgtgtgtgtgtgtgtgtgtgtgtgtgtgtgtacatgtgtgtgtgtgtgtgtgtgtgtgtgtgtgtgtgtacatgtgtgtgtgtgtatgtgtgtgtgtgtgtgtgtgtgtgtgtgtgtgtgtgtgtgtgtgtgtgtacatgtgtgtgtgtacatgtgtgtgtgtgtgtgtgtgtgtgtgtgtgtgtgtgtgtgtgtacatgtgtgtgtgtgtgtgtgtacgtgtgtgtgtgtacgtgtgtgtgtgtacatgtgtgtgtgtacatgtgtgtgtgtatgtgtgtgtgtacgtgtgtgtgtgtgtgtgtgtgtgtgtgtgtgtgtgtgtgtgtgtgtgtgtgtgtgtgtgtgtgtgtgtgcatatgcatgtatgttgtATAGTCCTACTGCATGTCTCTCCTACAGAAAAAACTTCATACTGTTACTATGGAATCCGAGCACTTAAAAGCCGAAATCAAGAGTCGAAATGATCAACTAAGGAAAAACGCCATCGAAGTAGAGGCAGTTGAGCAAGTAAGCTCATCACGCCTCCAacattgtactgtacaacatGTATAACGCATCTATTCATTGTGTAGGAGAGACAAAAGGCTGACCATCTCAACAGACAGCTACGCCAGCAATTGGGTGACTACCGTGTTCCAGATGTAagaaattaaataattaattaaataattaattaattaattaaattaattaaataattaaattaattaaattaagactGGACCATTATGCACTTGAAACTAGCCAGTCTAAAGTAAGGTGAACAGACAAGGTCAAGCACAGTGCATTGGCTGCTTGTTGCTTTACACACAGAACTCAACTTATAAGTGGTCtatctaacgcgcgttagcggATAAATAATTTATCGCGCGTTAGTAGATGATCAAATTTAGCATGATAGACacttaatttatattaattaaaatgtttgcACAATGCTATCATAATTTCATCAGAAATGTGTtgattacttaattaattaatcaatcaattgaGTATGCCTGTAGTATAAAACGGATGCTCGTTGAGAGTGTCTGCCAAATGTTGAGAAATTAAGAAAATTGTTGAAACTACAGACTGCTTGTATGCACAGTTAATGAGTTTGTTTTTCAGGTTCTTGACTATGTGAGTGAAAGGGCAACTCTGTACGAAATACTGAAGACGGTAAGGCTCTCGTCTGTTTGTGATTCGTTTCGATTGTTGACATGTTTGTTATCAAAGGTGAGAAGTTGGGAACGGAAGGTAGAGATCGCTCAGATGGCACTGAAGACCCACAAGAAAGAATGGAACCGTCTACGCAAGCATAGTTATCAGTTGAATCCGTGGAATGCTCTAGAGGGCATTCCATTGTAAGACCGTCCATGTACACTCGTTTGTCAAGTCAGAACGAATGAGTGACTAGAAAATTATAGTTGCAAAATATAATAAACACGTGGACTGTATTGAcgctgtgtgcgtgtgcttgtgtgttaTTAtttaaagtttaattaaataaattatatgatTAATTGACGCTGAGAGTTCCAAACTTGGCttatatatccgggatatttaGTCTAAGCAAACCGGACTCCAAAGCAGGCCGCGATTTAAAATCTCGCCCGCTGCTGTTGCTTTTTAAATAAAACTGTTAAGCTCGTAGACTTTAGTTGAACTGTGCAATAGGTTTGCtattattttgtgtttggtttAGAGACGAGGTTGGGAGTTTCAGATTCGCGCAGTTTGtatatccgggatatttaCTCAAAGCAAACCGAACTCCAAAGCAAGCTGCGATTATAGTCCAAGCTCATGTCGAGCCTACTCACGCGCTGCTGTCGCTCTACTTTTTCCAAGACACTTCACTTTTCTTTTTCGTCACGATCAGCGCCGTCTCATCGTATTCGACGTCGTCTTTGGCGATTTCTACTGTCGAGCGGTTTGTTAGGCACATGCGTGGGCGTGACCTATTTTCTTTCATGCGaacggagagagaggagaaAGATTCTAGTGACTTTCCAAGGAGCCGGGAGATTCTTTAGGTTAGACCTGACGTATTTAattggttgtgtgtgatgtaACAGACGGCTGATGGTCACGTTTCGTTCATCTGTAGATCACTGAAGGTTGGCATGACAATATCTATTGATTATTGGTTGTCTACATGGAGACTAACAGAGGTAATCGGTAATGAAGTGATAGTACAAGTTGTTggtattatttttaatttttgttttgttgtcattgaaatcaattattgaataattgtttggtgttcttgtgtgtgtgtgtgtgtgtgtgtgtgtgtctgtgtgtgtgtgtgtgtgtgtgtgtgtgtgtgtgtgtgtgtgtgtgtgtgtgtgtacatgtgtgtgtgtgtgtgtgtgtgtgtgtgtgtgtgtgtgtgtgtgtacatgtgtgtgtacatgtgtgtgtgtgtgtgtgtgtgtgtgtgtgtgtgtgtgtgtgtgtgtgtcactgtgtgtgtgtgtgtgtgtgtgtgtgtgtgtgtgtgtgtgtgtgtgtgtgatgttgtggttgtttgttgttgatgttccAGGTTGAAGAGATTTTCCAATTAGAGTTTGGTCGCTCTCCCGAAGAAATGTTTCACGAGTTCAATTGGCAGCCCATTGCAGCAGCATCTCTCGCTCAAGTCCATCGAGCCATCACTCACGATGGACATCATGTAGCAGTCAAGGTAAACAAGATTTCAAACATagaaaaatcaacacaaaaaaaTCAACTCTAATGCATTGCTCTACTCAACCCCATACTATTGTACAGGTTTAATACATTGATTTACGAGATCGTTTTCCTGGTGACATTTTTGTCCTTCATATTCTCATGAAGTTGGTATCCTTCATGCATCCCAAGTTTACGCTTGCTTGGGTGTTGGATGTTAGTGTTTATCTATTGTTGGTATCTTGTGATCTACAGTGCAGGATGTTGATGTATTGTGTAGGAGTTGCGGGATACTTTGGTACATTGGAGCCAGCT
Encoded here:
- the LOC134178589 gene encoding coiled-coil domain-containing protein 113-like — encoded protein: MATLGVGEDDWRHAETQDEEQYATMSIQELLDAWEKQRYENEVLERESDMFEKFLKRVEPKEAALTRRVSGSGAQGQDIRMAGRKRSRRGVIPDKMLRLTTEQKCDIATRELEELRDEIDRLQDECERVLDSYRASLEEADIRFGETKKAMYEFERDIVRGAVIQRIGKVSAERVSRYFEDKLRARDTLIEKLRLKNSTLKVQKKKLQMQLKQKEEMGEVLHEVDFNQLQIENKQYQEKIEERNQELLKLKLKAGNTQQVLNLYKKKLHTVTMESEHLKAEIKSRNDQLRKNAIEVEAVEQERQKADHLNRQLRQQLGDYRVPDVLDYVSERATLYEILKTVRSWERKVEIAQMALKTHKKEWNRLRKHSYQLNPWNALEGIPL